Below is a window of Acinetobacter radioresistens DSM 6976 = NBRC 102413 = CIP 103788 DNA.
TAAATTGACATTGTCAAATTAACAGTAAAGTATTAACTCACCTTAACCCCAGTTTACAATATGAAAAAATTATCAGTTTCAGAATTAGCTAAGCTGTATGGATATTCAAGACAAGCTATATATGCACATATAAATAAAGGAAATTTATCAAAAGGTTCTGATGGATTAATTGACTTTTCAGAAGCTTTAAGAGTATTTGGAGAACCCCAAAGTAAAGTATCCGATGTCAACTTGAGTCAATCAACTAACAGTCAAAATTTGACTGAAGTTGACTTATTAAAACGACAGGTTGACATACTTGAAAAACAATTGAATCAAGCTTTACTTAGAGAAAACCAATCATTAGAACGTGAATCTTTCTATCAAGAACAAATTGAAGCTATGCAACGTCTTTTAGAGGCCCCAAAACCTCATATCCCTACGTGTGTCGACCCAGAGCCT
It encodes the following:
- a CDS encoding plasmid replication DNA-binding protein yields the protein MKKLSVSELAKLYGYSRQAIYAHINKGNLSKGSDGLIDFSEALRVFGEPQSKVSDVNLSQSTNSQNLTEVDLLKRQVDILEKQLNQALLRENQSLERESFYQEQIEAMQRLLEAPKPHIPTCVDPEPTQMTEENEEEVTAMMQKEPEASENKRIPVPEHIEPEPEKKGFWSRFFRPYD